In a single window of the Cucumis melo cultivar AY chromosome 11, USDA_Cmelo_AY_1.0, whole genome shotgun sequence genome:
- the LOC103497368 gene encoding filament-like plant protein 7 — MDQKTWLWRKKSSEKITVSSDKVNLSVNKNEEETLLIDKARLEKDLEIANDKLSAALSECKTKDELVKKLTNMEQEAIARWEKSKSEAATLKQELNDAVQKRLAGEERVIHLDAALKECMQQLRFVREEQEQRIHDAVSKTSNEFEKTQKILEEKLADTGKRLSKLGGENTQLSKALLVKEKMIEDVNRQLAGMEADLNALVSRLESTERENGTLKYEVRVLEKEVEIRNEEREFNRRTADASHKQHLDSVKKIAKLESECQRLRLLVRKRLPGPAALVKMKNEVEMLGKDSFEIRRRQKNSTGSLDSSLENSPETPNRRISVLTSTVSALEEENNNLKEALSKMNNELQIAKIMHARASPKPLQVESPHKLSNGHKIMESGKSSLALPELHHASLSDAGSDDKVSSAESWASPLISELEHFKNGKQKGSSTTCKIVGSSDLDLMDDFVEMEKLAIVSVEKSHSNSHILSNEVNGKPKSLNTELNGCYPEAVSKETVPKPCSNQGSCLTYPDWLQNILKTVFDQSNFSKRAPEQILEDIQAAMKCQNPGNSINTKEDGNHCGDIACNNVRMSEKSMGIDSVRKANDTDITSLENCDKQEVDLRGSILRLIELVEGISVTSSDDDNSSSRKDGSVYSETPTGYMVRVFQWKTSELNTILKQFIQNCYEMLSGKANIGNFVQELNSTLDWIVNHCFSLQDVSSMRDSIKKHFNWDESRSDCELETGTNVHVSEVDKSRVPREQILQLKKDTSSNNHKAPTGELKSTLSEENGKLEEELSSVEAAKKDLEAKFQCTTGSSETLTNQLQESEKKIVSLQKELESLKELKGTIEGQIANQRLVNQDLQTELTAARNELNENHRKFAALEVELDNKNSCFEELEATCLELQLQLESTRKQTSSTDSGQEEKQLRTEWEITTASEKLAECQETILNLGKQLKALATPKEAAILDKVIPTPNDETQTSSVSNTTTTPVTDTTSTPTTSNTKTTNNRFSLLDQMLAEDDAFPRDYKISKAVEVDAIHTSTSDIDKSIDAQKAILIWNGHKNVVNKDTVSNLAIVPSKKRGEGALWRKLLWRKKKVRSQKKALLFAAA; from the exons ATGGACCAGAAGACTTGGCTTTGGAGGAAGAAATCATCAGAGAAGATTACTGTTTCAAGTGATAAAGTAAATCTCTCTGTGAATAAGAATGAAGAAGAG ACACTTCTTATTGACAAAGCTCGGTTGGAGAAAGATCTTGAGATTGCAAATGATAAACTTTCTGCAGCCCTCTCAGAGTGTAAGACAAAAGATGAACTTGTGAAGAAACTTACAAACATGGAACAAGAAGCCATTGCTA GATGGGAGAAGTCAAAATCTGAAGCAGCAACTTTAAAGCAAGAACTAAATGATGCTGTACAGAAGAGGCTTGCTGGTGAAGAGAGAGTGATTCATCTAGATGCAGCGCTAAAGGAATGCATGCAGCAGCTACGTTTTGTTCGAGAAGAGCAGGAGCAAAGGATTCACGATGCCGTCTCAAAGACATCAAATGAGTTTGAAAAAACCCAAAAGATTTTGGAGGAGAAGTTGGCTGATACTGGTAAAAGGCTTTCAAAATTGGGGGGAGAGAACACTCAACTTAGCAAGGCTTTGTTGGTGAAGGAAAAAATGATTGAAGATGTAAATAGACAGTTGGCTGGCATGGAGGCAGATCTTAATGCATTGGTATCTAGATTAGAATCCACGGAGAGAGAAAATGGCACCCTAAAATATGAAGTTAGAGTGCTTGAGAAGGAGGTTGAGATTCGGAATGAGGAGAGAGAATTTAATCGACGAACTGCAGATGCATCGCATAAGCAACATTTGGATAGTGtgaaaaaaattgcaaaactAGAATCCGAGTGTCAAAGGCTGCGCCTTCTTGTCCGGAAGAGGTTGCCAGGTCCTGCAGCCTTAGTAAAGATGAAAAATGAAGTTGAAATGCTAGGAAAGGATTCATTTGAGATCAGGAGACGGCAGAAGAATTCAACAGGTTCGTTGGACTCTTCACTAGAGAACTCTCCAGAGACTCCTAACAGACGTATTAGTGTGCTAACCTCCACAGTGTCAGCTTTGGAAGAAGAGAACAACAACCTCAAGGAAGCTCTCAGCAAAATGAACAATGAACTTCAAATTGCAAAAATCATGCACGCCCGTGCATCTCCAAAACCGTTACAAGTTGAATCACCCCACAAATTATCAAATGGTCATAAAATCATGGAATCAGGAAAGAGTAGTCTGGCATTACCTGAGCTCCATCATGCTTCACTGTCTGATGCTGGGAGTGATGACAAGGTTAGCTCTGCTGAATCATGGGCTTCTCCATTGATTTCCGAATTGGAACACTTCAAAAATGGTAAGCAGAAGGGGTCGTCAACAACATGCAAAATAGTTGGTTCTTCAGATTTGGATCTGATGGATGACTTTGTTGAAATGGAAAAATTGGCTATTGTCTCTGTTGAAAAGTCTCACTCAAATTCTCATATTCTTTCAAATGAAGTTAATGGAAAACCCAAGTCATTGAACACGGAGCTAAATGGATGTTATCCTGAAGCAGTATCTAAGGAGACAGTCCCTAAACCTTGTAGTAATCAGGGCTCCTGTTTAACATACCCCGATTGGCTTCAAAATATCTTGAAAACGGTCTTTGATCAGAGTAACTTTTCCAAAAGAGCCCCTGAACAGATACTGGAGGATATTCAAGCAGCGATGAAATGTCAGAATCCTGGAAATTCTATTAACACAAAAGAGGATGGAAACCATTGTGGTGATATCGCTTGTAATAATGTCCGCATGTCAGAAAAGTCAATGGGGATAGATTCAGTGAGAAAAGCAAATGACACTGACATCACTTCATTGGAGAATTGTGACAAGCAGGAGGTAGATCTACGTGGTTCAATATTGAGATTGATTGAGCTTGTAGAGGGGATTAGCGTGACATCTTCAGATGATGACAACTCTTCCTCCAGAAAGGATGGTAGTGTCTATTCTGAAACACCTACAGGCTATATGGTTCGAGTTTTCCAATGGAAAACATCTGAACTGAACACTATTTTGAAGCAGTTTATACAGAACTGCTATGAAATGTTGAGTGGAAAGGCAAATATTGGTAACTTTGTGCAAGAACTAAATTCCACTTTGGATTGGATTGTGAACCACTGTTTTTCACTTCAAGATGTTTCTAGCATGAGAGACTCCATAAAGAAGCATTTCAATTGGGATGAATCGCGGAGTGACTGTGAACTGGAAACCGGGACGAATGTTCATGTTTCAGAAGTTGATAAATCCCGTGTTCCTAGAGAACAGATTTTACAGTTGAAAAAGGATACCAGTTCAAATAACCATAAAGCACCAACTGGAGAGCTGAAATCTACGTTGTCCGAAGAAAATGGTAAACTGGAAGAAGAGCTTTCAAGTGTTGAAGCTGCAAAGAAAGATCTTGAAGCAAAGTTTCAGTGTACTACAGGTTCAAGTGAAACGTTAACAAATCAACTTCAAGAATCTGAGAAGAAAATTGTCAGCTTGCAGAAGGAGTTGGAAAGCCTTAAAGAATTGAAGGGAACAATTGAAGGTCAAATTGCCAATCAGCGCTTGGTGAATCAAGATCTACAAACAGAGCTTACGGCTGCTAGAAATGAACTAAATGAGAATCACAGAAAGTTTGCGGCTCTAGAAGTTGAGTTGGACAATAAAAACAGTTGCTTTGAAGAATTGGAGGCCACATGTCTTGAACTGCAACTTCAGCTGGAAAG CACACGGAAACAAACGTCAAGCACAGATTCGGGTCAGGAAGAGAAGCAACTACGCACT GAATGGGAGATAACAACTGCTTCAGAAAAGTTAGCAGAGTGCCAAGAGACGATTCTTAACCTTGGTAAGCAGTTGAAGGCTCTAGCTACGCCCAAGGAAGCTGCAATTTTAGACAAAGTCATCCCCACTCCAAATGATGAAACACAAACGTCTAGTGTCTCAAACACCACAACCACCCCGGTGACGGATACGACATCAACCCCAACTACATCCAATACCAAGACAACAAATAACCGATTCTCTCTGCTAGATCAAATGCTAGCAGAGGACGATGCCTTCCCTAGAGACTACAAAATTTCGAAGGCCGTAGAAGTCGACGCCATCCACACTTCGACATCAGATATCGATAAATCAATTGACGCACAAAAAGCAATCCTCATATGGAATGGACATAAAAATGTAGTCAACAAAGATACAGTTAGTAATTTGGCTATTGTGCCAAGCAAAAAGCGAGGAGAGGGCGCGTTGTGGAGAAAACTCTTATGGAGAAAGAAGAAAGTGAGGAGCCAGAAAAAGGCACTTCTATTTGCAGCAGCATGA